The genome window AATTCCTGTGTATGACTTTTCATTACAGTGAAAAGTAAATATGAATTGCCTAAGCTTCTAATACGTGAAGATTCACCAGTAGAATCATTTCATTCATCTGATCCACAACTAGAAACTCTTACAATACGTGGCGAGTCACCGAAAAATGTGTTAGAGAGTTATCCAAAATTAACAACAACCGGCTCGGCTGTTGATTCGACAGCATGTGATAGGGAACCGAAAACAAGCAATTCAATTATAGAAACCCCATGGAATCCACGCCATCATTCAGATTTAAGTTTAAATAATTtagaattaaattttttgaatgaaGAATTTACAGATTTGGAGACTGATCGAACGTCAACGATGACAACGACTGATAATTGTTTACAGACTAGTGGTGgtccatttttgaaaattgcatCAAATTTAGATATAAATAACAGTAATTGGAATACAACAGCTGAATTAGATGATCGACAGTCACAACCGTCAGCGACGTCGTTGAATTTCATCAATGGTGATTTAACGTCTAGTGACGATGAGGAGGATGTTTTCAACTCAAGCTGTTGTACGTTGCACAGTgattcaaaatcaaaatcaatagAATTGAATGAGTTTCGGATGATGTTTGGAAGTAGCCCGACTTTACTTAATACTAACTATAATCCTGTAACTCATACTTCACGACTGGACGCGGTACCTATTCAATATCGTCGTGGCTACTCGAATTTGAATGACGCTTGCCTTTCAAGTAGCACTTCTGATCTAGAGCTATTCAATGgtgttaggaagaaaaattcatCAAAAAGTGCAAGCCAGGAGTTACCGTCATCATTTTCCCGACATCGGACCACAAATGGATCTTTAGATTTCGTTCGTAGCTATGAGAATTTAGATCGAACAAAAATTCTAAGAATGAAGAATGAACGTCATAGAAATGCGGTTGGGAGTTGTTTTCCAGATTTGAAACCGTTTTGGGACAATACGGGTGGTAATGAGAAACGCGAGAGCACAGCTGTACGGAATCAGCTATCGCGAGAACGACTACAAGAGGAGAGTAGTTGTGATGAACCTTATCCTTTCTCAAATTTGACCTATGATGACCTTATTAGAGGCTGTATGGATAATAGTAGTGCCCGGTCATTGAATAAATGTCTTCCAATTGGGTATCCGTCCGATGAAAGTATATTCAATATGAATCTGGACCGCTTCACCGATGATTTCAACTTGCTGTCCATGAGTGACCGGTTGTCAAATTCAAGTGCAAACAATAGTAGAGATGCAAGTCGCAGTTCATTAATATTATCGGAATTAGACATTGATAATAATTCAGTAGCGGTTAAAAAGCCTTCAACATCAGTGATCATTAAACCCACGaagattccgatatctgcaacaGGAAATAGTGCTCCAATGGCGCCCCAAAAATCGTCACATCACACTTCTACAGTGATTGTTAAACCGACGAAAATTCCTATCTCTGCTATAACAGTATCACAATCCTTACCAAcaacaaatacgacattatcaACTACAACAACAATGACATTCGTATCGATAACAGATTCGACACCCGCGAAAAAATCTACCCCCGGAGGGAAATTGCGCTGTGCCGAGTGTAATAAAAAGTTGGGTTTGATAATGGTCATGAAATGTCATTGTGAGAAAGTATTTTGCCCACAGCATCGTTACGCTGAAGCACATAATTGTTCCTATAATTTCAAGTCGGAAGGCAAAAAGATTTTAACACGCGAAAATCCTTTAGTGGTAGCTCAAAAGCTACCGAAAATTTAAACTAAATCACAAAGAACTTTGGGCATAGTCTTAATTTTTACACTTTATTGTAATTTTTAAAGGACACTTGtttggaattggtggactttctataatttttagagGATATATTTTTGGAAGCGTTAGAGAGAGTAGTTTAGTTCCCCCGAGCGCGTGTGCATTATTTCACATGTTGTTCAGTGTCGTGACATTTTATTCTTTCTGTATTTACGGATTTTGCCCAATAGTAATTGTACGATAATTTTAAATCACTTTGCACCAAGATTGAGACAAAATAAAAATCGTTGTAAAGATTAATCGAATTCGAAAtcaaaccatatatatatatatatgaaaaacGCTATACAACTTATAGATTTgtgataatattttttctttggtttttaagcgagggagggagggaggaaGAAAATTGCTCGATGgaagaagttaaaaaaaaaacgggagagaaactatttggttttttgttttttaattttcatttttttcccctAAAAGAAAGAGATTATTTCTCTTTCAAATAATATTTGTCTTTTTTCTGGAGCTTTCATCTTTCTATCTAgttcaaataaatataaatgtgTATGGGACGTGAACGACACATATATGGCCTtcctatattatatatatacatatgtatcaaTGTAATTACATTTTATGTGTAGTCATTAGGATGTAATCAATTAGCAATACGAAGGTAATATCCGTACAGTTGCTACTCAGAACtatccaaaaattatttttttatgaaaatgttaGGTTTACATGAATGACAATGAGAGTGGTACTGTTAAGACCGATTGGATCTgtacgaaaaatgaaaattaattgaataattGCTCTAGTGACTTGGCGTTGGCAGTAATCTTCAAAAATCGAAAGTTTTCGAAATTATCTAGATTTGAGACTGCACTTGAAGATGTTTCATAAACTATTTATGTgtatttattatctttttttctatttatttttgttttttctgttttagtaATTCTATAAGACTAGTTGTTAGTTTGATCAATTATTTAATAATAGTCATGGAAATTAGTCGCAGGACGATCTTTTCTTGGAAAGCCTTGGAATTATCCCGTTGAATTAGACGAGGAGTGGTAGATGCAAAGTAACTTGGAGTCTTGACAGCCTAAACTATTTTAAAGCGAATCCAGTGAGTGAGTTTATGTTTTTTCGCAATGTTTAAGGGTCTTAATATAAAAATAGCATAGTCTAAAGTTTTAAAATGTATAGTTTTGAAGGATATATTGCTTATTTTGCGTCCCCAGATGGTGGGAAAGTGTAGTTTGTGTATAcatatattgttttttttttatcagttGGTTGATCCTTTCTATATTCTTACatatacgagggcggtccgataagtacttagcctaccaaaaaaaaaacgaaaatttttgaaaagtggcgatttatttctcgacatagtctccttttaactcgatacacttctcccagcgatgcttcaacttctttaacccgtctgaaaaatacgttttctcgaggtctgcaaagtgggcttccgtggcggctataacctcctcattcgactcaaatttctgcccggcgagtgactttttcaagttaggaaataaataatagtcgcacggggccaaatctggggaatacggtggatggggcagcagttcgtagcccaattcgaccaatttggccgtggcgacggcggaagtgtgagccggtgcgttatcgtggtggaagagcacttttttcttcaccaaatgcggccgttttttccgcaattcggcgtcaaatcggctcaataattcggcatagtacagccctgtgatcgttttgtccttctccaggtagtcgatgtagatcacaccttgtgaatcccagaaaacggcggccatcacctttcctgccgattgcacagtctttgccttcttgggagcacgttcgccgggtaaagtccactgtttcgactgttccttggtctctggagtgtaccagtggatccatgtttcgtcgacggtcacgaaacgacgaagaaactccttcgaattgcgcttaaacagcgtcaaacactgctctgaagtggtttcacggttgcgcttgttgtccggagtgagcaaacgcggcacccatctcgccgacagctttctcatgcccaaaatttcgtgcaggatatgacccacgcgatcttttgagatgcctactgtctcggctatctcgcgtaccttcaatcggcggtctgccaatacaaggtcatggatttttgtaacgttcttctccgcagtagccgttttcggggcaccggggcatggctcatcaaaaactgacgtgcgatcacgttgaaattcattaaaccaatttttgacggtcgccatcgaaggagaagcgtcaccgtacacagcatccaagcgttctttgatttcgctgcgcgatttcccttccaaaaacaagaatcgaatcaccgaccgatattgttctttttccatttttctaaaattcgcccgcacgcccgcttctacacgcgctaaaaacaaaactacaagtcctattcgactaaaattttgacagtagccgtctacgagaatgttctacacgacagtaaatacttcttgcgatagtagcgccatcgggcggagaggctaagtacttatcggaccgccctcgtatatTTCCATTCAAATTATTTCATATTATTATTTAGTTGAATATGCGTTACTCTATAAAATGGACAAATCAAATGATATTTGTtacaaaattttgatttgttctcattttattttttagaataCTGTGTTTTTGTATTATTAAGAAACTTAGTGTTAATTAATATCATCTTATATATCTTTGCATGCTCCATACACATAAAATCGTACACAATGTACAATAACTATCAACACTAATCAAGTGCACAGATTAAATGTTTGCGCTGGTGTTTTTAATTGTAAGTGAAGTAAAAATCATTTCTGTTGGTAGAAGGGACACATTTTGGGAGTATATAAAAACAGCCGATGAGaggttttaagggggtcatcccgtgtgtcagatccgcggaatcgaatttttttttgcatcaattgtatctatatatagtgtcaaaggggccgagacagaaaacaaagtctttaactgatttacaagaattgtttatttcacgtttttaaACACGGAACATATTGTGGTCCATATCGGTCGGCGTCTCGAACTCGACTCCCTGCTACCCATCGTTGTGGTCGCGATTGCTCGTTTTTGACAGTTCGGCCACTCCTGACAAATCGGACTCCTCGCTGGGCACGTTCCCCGGGTCTTCTTCGTTGTCGCTCCCATCGGTATCGTTGTCGAGGAAAGGTGCAACTGTGCACCACGGTTTAAGATGTTCGGCGTGGAACACCGAATTACAGCGCCTTTGTCGACGTTGGAGACCTTCGATATCTTCAACGACGTATCGGTCGAACCTTAAGACTTTCGAAATTACATACGGCCCTCGATATCGCGGCTCCAgctttcgagaaaaccccgtcGAAGGAGCAACGTTGGTAATCACGATCAGATCACCCTCCTGATATTGAGAAGGCTTCTTGCGCTGCCTATCGAATCGCTGCTTCCATTTTGCCTGCTCGGCTTCAA of Hermetia illucens chromosome 4, iHerIll2.2.curated.20191125, whole genome shotgun sequence contains these proteins:
- the LOC119653726 gene encoding uncharacterized protein LOC119653726, yielding MWTPQYDIIVETLTGSEFEVTVTDKDTIGYIKSRIQKYEGIPIGQQHLLYNHKELNDATEMKDIPLGNGSRLKLVLDMKGGPVSARRVINLPDCDNWFDISDVLNTTRHDPLTISTPGFKFLLCKDKKSFHRIMKFRSDRKNYGTTKTNETPNSTSDTQDDQWVKDNLQTLEKMHQLRSKLDLKKKLKGNNSKPKKNSNSVSSVPGTMSQQENIDRNREVQLSSIDQQTEVNPHGPVVKPKPAKKIDCSVRETTSAEYQTAIISQLMQSDRIGNLCDNFIEEEKKSCGAVNKFGLNKTINPIAHRLPPPLPQTKSNYEKLFQMHALSPPLLSYNLLGKTSDSNDTHGKLPAHSTNLVKSSAGNLAINRPKRKSTNNCYEEVRSKLRENIRRNRSFKTINTNNSNSDELINRPLTTNNSITSILDHLFASSYNCGGGGEKRSTSKSVQDLVEKFASYQQQNDTGTPPKVVGADLSSKAVGIEHEREMRLPKRANCLNASPVSNGFENKLFIDRQQTIGLNSVDSSGCASDFKLENGGSTTNSALDGSFRLYKMSAEVKSKYELPKLLIREDSPVESFHSSDPQLETLTIRGESPKNVLESYPKLTTTGSAVDSTACDREPKTSNSIIETPWNPRHHSDLSLNNLELNFLNEEFTDLETDRTSTMTTTDNCLQTSGGPFLKIASNLDINNSNWNTTAELDDRQSQPSATSLNFINGDLTSSDDEEDVFNSSCCTLHSDSKSKSIELNEFRMMFGSSPTLLNTNYNPVTHTSRLDAVPIQYRRGYSNLNDACLSSSTSDLELFNGVRKKNSSKSASQELPSSFSRHRTTNGSLDFVRSYENLDRTKILRMKNERHRNAVGSCFPDLKPFWDNTGGNEKRESTAVRNQLSRERLQEESSCDEPYPFSNLTYDDLIRGCMDNSSARSLNKCLPIGYPSDESIFNMNLDRFTDDFNLLSMSDRLSNSSANNSRDASRSSLILSELDIDNNSVAVKKPSTSVIIKPTKIPISATGNSAPMAPQKSSHHTSTVIVKPTKIPISAITVSQSLPTTNTTLSTTTTMTFVSITDSTPAKKSTPGGKLRCAECNKKLGLIMVMKCHCEKVFCPQHRYAEAHNCSYNFKSEGKKILTRENPLVVAQKLPKI